A single Vigna radiata var. radiata cultivar VC1973A chromosome 8, Vradiata_ver6, whole genome shotgun sequence DNA region contains:
- the LOC106770614 gene encoding trihelix transcription factor ASR3-like produces MSDPSTTPLPHPPLLPDPHRQPLHHHHHHPVPLIQGAAAAAPPSSSSSLAREYRKGNWTIQETLILITAKKLDDERRLKTPHDPTRPACSSTASSSARTSGELRWKWVENYCWSHGCLRSQNQCNDKWDNLLRDYKKVRDYESKSQQHSHEIKHFPSYWTLNKQQRKEQNLPSNMVYEIYHAITEVLQRKQTQPQPQSQTQRQPQPQPQPPLALITDSSPPPLPPPPPPPVSSTPPAVSERSESSGTEHSEDDANDGSESKRRKVKNLGSSIMRSASVLARALRSCEEKKEKRHRELIELEQRRLQMEEARNEVHRQGIATLVAAVTNLSGAIQSLINSEHHGQR; encoded by the exons ATGTCTGACCCTTCCACCACCCCATTGCCACATCCACCACTCTTGCCTGACCCCCACCGCCAgcccctccaccaccaccaccaccaccccgTGCCACTCATCCAGGGCGCCGCTGCCGCTGCAccaccctcctcctcctcttccctCGCTCGAGAATACCGCAAGGGCAACTGGACCATCCAAGAGACCCTCATCCTCATAACTGCCAAGAAGCTAGACGACGAACGTAGGCTCAAAACCCCACACGACCCTACCAGGCCTGCATGTAGCTCCACCGCCTCCTCCTCCGCCAGAACAAGCGGTGAGCTACGCTGGAAATGGGTCGAAAACTATTGCTGGAGCCATGGGTGCTTGAGAAGCCAGAACCAATGCAATGACAAATGGGACAACCTCCTCCGCGATTACAAAAAGGTCCGCGACTACGAGTCCAAATCACAACAACACTCTCACGAAATCAAACACTTCCCTTCTTATTGGACTCTAAACAAACAACAACGTAAGGAACAAAACCTCCCCTCCAACATGGTCTACGAAATCTACCACGCCATCACCGAAGTCCTTCAAAGGAAACAAacacaaccacaaccacaatCACAAACCCAAAGACAACCACAACCGCAACCGCAGCCTCCGCTTGCATTAATTACAGACTCATCACCTCCACCTCTTCCACCACCTCCCCCACCACCGGTTAGTTCAACCCCTCCGGCGGTTTCAG AGAGGTCGGAATCATCAGGCACGGAACACAGTGAAGATGACGCCAATGATGGGTCCGAATCAAAACgtagaaaagttaaaaatcttGGCTCAAGCATAATGCGAAGTGCATCCGTGTTAGCACGAGCTCTCAGGAgttgtgaagaaaagaaggaaaagcgACACCGTGAACTGATCGAGCTAGAGCAAAGACGTCTTCAGATGGAGGAAGCTCGCAATGAAGTTCACCGGCAAGGCATCGCCACCCTTGTTGCAGCCGTCACCAACCTTTCCGGTGCTATTCAGTCACTCATTAATTCTGAACACCACGGccaaagataa